A section of the Candidatus Latescibacterota bacterium genome encodes:
- the rpsT gene encoding 30S ribosomal protein S20, with the protein MPHHKSCKKRLKTAEKSRVYNRAYTSLMRTRLKKFRAIDKADEAAAALPEISAMLDQLAKKGIIKQNRASRLKSRLQLKANALVQS; encoded by the coding sequence ATGCCGCATCACAAGTCCTGCAAGAAGCGCCTGAAGACCGCCGAGAAGAGCCGGGTCTACAACCGCGCGTATACCAGCCTGATGCGCACGCGACTCAAGAAGTTCCGTGCGATCGACAAGGCCGACGAGGCCGCCGCCGCCCTGCCCGAGATCAGCGCCATGCTCGATCAGCTCGCCAAGAAGGGCATCATCAAGCAGAACCGGGCCAGCCGTCTCAAGTCCCGGCTCCAGCTGAAGGCCAACGCGCTCGTCCAGTCCTAG
- a CDS encoding tyrosine recombinase XerC: MHTLLGDFERYLLVERAYSEHTVQAYRRDLTQFLEFLDFQGDPAELAVDRQRIRRFLALLRRDAFAVDRPRKPALSDRSIARKLSALRAFYRWLGKRGLVDADPSLLVQLPKLGRQLPVFAEEGWVHRMMSLPDTSTRRGLRDRALLELLYGAGLRLAELQGLRRDDVDLRGELLRVRGKGAKERLVPLQGEARRWLERWIDLAGPTGASPVFTGRDGASPLSRRTVQRVVERCLGQVASLARVSPHVLRHSFATHLLARGADLRSIQEMLGHASLTSTQVYTHVSTDKLKAVHRKAHPRG, from the coding sequence GTGCACACCCTTCTTGGCGATTTCGAACGCTATCTCCTGGTGGAACGCGCTTACTCGGAACACACCGTGCAAGCCTATCGCCGGGATCTCACGCAGTTCCTCGAGTTCCTGGACTTCCAGGGCGATCCCGCGGAGCTGGCGGTGGACCGTCAGCGCATCCGGCGCTTCCTGGCGCTGCTCCGCCGGGACGCCTTCGCCGTGGACCGCCCGCGCAAGCCGGCGCTCAGCGACCGCAGCATCGCGCGCAAGCTCAGCGCGCTGCGGGCCTTCTACCGCTGGCTGGGCAAGCGCGGCCTGGTGGACGCGGATCCGTCCCTGCTGGTCCAGCTGCCGAAGCTGGGCCGGCAGTTGCCCGTCTTCGCCGAGGAGGGCTGGGTGCACCGCATGATGTCCCTGCCGGACACCAGCACGCGGCGCGGGCTGCGCGATCGCGCGCTGCTCGAGCTGCTCTACGGCGCCGGATTGCGTCTCGCGGAGCTGCAGGGACTGCGCCGCGACGACGTCGACCTGCGCGGCGAGCTGCTCCGGGTTCGCGGCAAGGGCGCCAAGGAGCGTCTGGTGCCGCTGCAGGGCGAGGCCAGGCGCTGGCTGGAGCGCTGGATCGACCTCGCGGGGCCCACGGGCGCGTCGCCGGTCTTCACCGGCCGCGACGGCGCCTCGCCGCTCAGCCGGCGCACCGTGCAGCGCGTGGTGGAGCGCTGCCTCGGCCAGGTGGCGAGCCTGGCGCGGGTGAGTCCGCACGTCCTGCGCCACAGCTTCGCCACGCACCTGCTCGCGCGCGGGGCCGATCTGCGCTCGATCCAGGAGATGCTCGGCCACGCGAGCCTGACCAGCACGCAGGTCTACACGCACGTGAGCACGGACAAGCTCAAGGCTGTGCACCGGAAGGCGCACCCGAGAGGATGA
- a CDS encoding tyrosine recombinase XerD: MNAAWQAALDDWLDQLLVERSLSANTLEAYRRDLGRLVDCALSPLTAREDDLRGALHAAEADGLSPRSRARLLSAWRGFFRYLCAEGRRTDSPAEGLEGPRLPRALPDLLSLDEIEALLDAAGRARSAPLRNRALLELAYGAGLRASELVGLPLAELFLEDGLVRVLGKGRKERWVPLGRQAAGALGEYLGLERPRLARVESPPLVFLNARGGGLSRVGWWKILQALAGEAGLAGRVKPHSLRHSFATHLLEGGADLRAVQEMLGHASIGTTQIYTRVDRLYLKRVHRDFHPRGVAAGGE; this comes from the coding sequence GTGAACGCCGCCTGGCAGGCGGCCCTGGACGACTGGCTGGACCAGCTCCTCGTGGAGCGCAGCCTCTCCGCCAACACGCTCGAGGCCTACCGGCGGGACCTCGGCCGCCTGGTGGACTGCGCGCTCAGCCCGCTGACCGCCCGCGAGGACGACCTCCGCGGCGCGCTCCACGCGGCCGAGGCCGACGGCCTGTCCCCCCGCAGCCGCGCGCGCCTGCTGAGCGCGTGGCGCGGCTTCTTCCGCTACCTCTGCGCCGAGGGGCGCCGCACGGACTCGCCGGCGGAGGGACTCGAAGGGCCCCGCCTGCCCCGCGCGCTGCCCGACCTGCTGTCCCTGGACGAGATCGAGGCCCTGCTGGACGCCGCCGGCCGCGCCCGCAGCGCGCCCCTGCGCAACCGCGCACTGCTCGAGCTGGCCTACGGCGCGGGGCTGCGCGCCTCCGAGCTGGTGGGCCTGCCCCTGGCGGAGCTCTTCCTGGAGGACGGGCTGGTGCGCGTCCTCGGCAAGGGCCGCAAGGAGCGCTGGGTGCCGCTGGGGCGGCAGGCGGCGGGCGCCCTGGGCGAGTATCTCGGCCTGGAGCGGCCCCGGCTCGCGCGCGTGGAGTCGCCGCCGCTGGTCTTCCTGAACGCGCGCGGCGGCGGGCTGAGCCGGGTGGGCTGGTGGAAGATCCTTCAGGCGCTGGCGGGCGAGGCGGGCCTCGCGGGGCGAGTGAAGCCGCACAGCCTCCGGCACTCCTTCGCCACCCACCTGCTGGAGGGCGGCGCGGACCTCCGCGCGGTGCAGGAGATGCTTGGGCACGCATCCATCGGTACGACGCAGATTTACACGCGTGTGGACAGGCTCTACCTGAAGCGCGTGCACCGCGACTTCCACCCGCGGGGCGTGGCGGCGGGCGGGGAATAG
- a CDS encoding segregation/condensation protein A: protein MSYTVRLELFEGPLDLLLYLIRKEEIEITDIPVARITDQYLAHLGQLEDLELDGAGEYLLMAATLLRIKSRMLLPRPTFGEEEEDPRRDLVAQLQEYRKYKELAERFGDLAEARRRLFDFVPEQPLAELRTREEVFSLDFPDLLAALRDVMGIVAEREARHRIELENITIEEKMDLIRGRLQRGGRLLFRDFFAEAPSRLHVIVTFMALLEMVKYGEAAVRQEGAFAEIWIETAAPQAGVPADGDSQALGATGA, encoded by the coding sequence GTGAGCTACACCGTTCGCCTGGAACTCTTCGAGGGCCCGCTGGACCTTCTCCTCTACCTGATCCGCAAGGAGGAGATCGAGATCACGGACATCCCGGTGGCGCGCATCACCGACCAGTATCTCGCGCACCTGGGTCAGCTCGAGGATCTCGAGCTCGACGGCGCCGGCGAGTACCTGCTGATGGCGGCCACCCTGCTGCGCATCAAGAGCCGCATGCTGCTGCCGCGGCCGACCTTCGGCGAGGAGGAGGAGGATCCGCGGCGCGATCTCGTCGCCCAGCTGCAGGAGTACCGCAAGTACAAGGAACTGGCGGAGCGCTTCGGCGATCTGGCGGAGGCGCGGCGGCGGCTCTTCGACTTCGTTCCCGAGCAGCCGCTCGCGGAGTTGCGGACCCGGGAGGAGGTCTTCAGCCTGGACTTCCCCGATCTGCTCGCGGCGCTGCGCGATGTCATGGGCATCGTCGCCGAGCGCGAGGCGCGGCATCGGATCGAGCTGGAGAACATCACCATCGAGGAGAAGATGGACCTGATCCGCGGCCGCCTGCAGCGGGGCGGACGCCTGCTCTTCCGGGACTTCTTCGCGGAGGCGCCGTCGCGCCTCCACGTGATCGTCACCTTCATGGCGCTCCTGGAGATGGTCAAGTACGGCGAAGCGGCCGTGCGGCAGGAAGGCGCCTTCGCGGAGATCTGGATCGAGACGGCCGCGCCGCAGGCTGGGGTGCCTGCGGACGGCGACAGCCAGGCGCTGGGAGCGACCGGCGCCTGA
- the uvrC gene encoding excinuclease ABC subunit UvrC yields MNSSSDDSSPAPDALARKLERLPTSPGVYLFKDAKGKVIYVGKAKNLSSRVHSYFREGRPADPKTDLLVSKVADLDYLVLASEMEALVAENNFIKEYSPRYNIQLRDDKSYPYVRITLEEELPRIFLTRQMEEGGSLYLGPYTDVGAIRQTLRVLKSLFPIRDCPGDLPFDSLTRECLYYHIGRCKAPCTGRQSVAEYRDGVEKVRLYLTGKAARLRDLIDGEMRRAAEEQRYEQAARFRDQLQAIERLTHRQRTQTYGQEDRDALALARDREDCCGVVLRLRGGRLLASETYHFRAREAEADADVALAFFQQYYHRVQQPPPEVLLPALLPDGEDALLADWLSERRGGRVTLRRPQRGLGRELLALALENARTKLDESLATQGSKAGRVPPEVFELREALGLSALPRVIEGVDISNTGDREIVAALVSFRDGAPRKSGYRRFRIKGKDGQDDFAAVAEVVTRRFRRLKEEGAPFPDLLLIDGGPGQVGAAAEALRALAVEGQALIGLAKREEAIYRPGAPDAPVMLPQNSGALRLLQRVRDESHRFARGFHRERRGKRSIGSALDAVPGLGPARRRLLLDQFGSVQAVAGAALSELMALPGIGEALARRILATLASPPEEAP; encoded by the coding sequence ATGAACTCCAGCAGCGACGACAGCAGCCCCGCCCCCGACGCCCTGGCGCGCAAGCTCGAGCGCCTGCCCACCAGCCCCGGCGTCTACCTGTTCAAGGACGCCAAGGGCAAGGTCATCTACGTGGGCAAGGCCAAGAACCTGTCCAGCCGGGTGCACTCCTACTTCCGCGAGGGGCGGCCGGCCGATCCCAAGACGGACCTGCTCGTGAGCAAGGTGGCGGACCTCGACTACCTGGTGCTCGCCTCCGAGATGGAGGCCCTGGTCGCGGAGAACAACTTCATCAAGGAGTACAGCCCGCGCTACAACATCCAGCTCCGGGACGACAAGAGTTATCCCTACGTCCGCATCACCCTGGAGGAAGAGCTGCCGCGGATCTTCCTCACGCGGCAGATGGAGGAGGGCGGGAGCCTCTACCTCGGGCCGTACACGGACGTCGGCGCGATCCGGCAGACGCTGCGCGTCCTGAAGAGCCTCTTCCCGATCCGGGACTGCCCCGGCGATCTGCCCTTCGACAGCCTCACGCGCGAGTGTCTCTACTACCACATCGGGCGCTGCAAGGCGCCGTGCACGGGGCGGCAGTCGGTGGCCGAGTACCGGGACGGCGTCGAGAAGGTGCGCCTCTACCTCACGGGCAAGGCGGCGCGGCTGCGCGATCTCATCGACGGGGAGATGCGCCGCGCGGCCGAGGAGCAGCGCTACGAGCAGGCGGCGCGCTTCCGCGACCAGCTCCAGGCCATCGAGCGCCTCACGCACCGCCAGCGCACGCAGACCTACGGCCAGGAGGACCGCGACGCCCTCGCGCTCGCGCGCGACCGCGAGGACTGCTGCGGCGTGGTGCTCCGCCTGCGCGGCGGCCGCCTGCTGGCCAGCGAGACCTATCACTTTCGCGCCCGCGAAGCGGAGGCCGACGCGGACGTCGCCCTGGCCTTCTTCCAGCAGTACTACCACCGGGTGCAGCAGCCGCCGCCGGAGGTCCTGCTGCCCGCGCTGCTGCCGGACGGGGAGGACGCGCTGCTCGCCGACTGGCTGAGCGAGCGCCGCGGCGGGCGCGTGACGCTGCGCCGTCCGCAGCGGGGGCTGGGCCGCGAGCTGCTCGCGCTCGCGCTGGAGAACGCGCGCACGAAGCTGGACGAGTCGCTGGCCACCCAGGGGAGCAAGGCCGGGCGCGTCCCGCCGGAGGTCTTCGAGCTGCGCGAGGCGCTGGGGCTCTCGGCGCTGCCGCGGGTGATCGAGGGCGTGGACATCTCGAACACCGGCGACCGCGAGATCGTCGCCGCGCTGGTGAGCTTTCGCGACGGCGCGCCGCGCAAGAGCGGCTACCGTCGCTTCCGCATCAAGGGCAAGGACGGCCAGGACGACTTCGCCGCCGTGGCCGAGGTGGTGACGCGGCGCTTCCGCCGGCTGAAGGAGGAGGGCGCGCCCTTCCCCGACCTGCTCCTCATCGACGGCGGCCCGGGTCAGGTGGGGGCCGCGGCCGAGGCGTTGCGGGCGCTCGCGGTGGAGGGCCAGGCGCTGATCGGTCTGGCGAAGCGCGAGGAGGCCATCTACCGGCCCGGCGCGCCCGACGCCCCGGTGATGCTCCCGCAGAACTCGGGCGCCCTGCGCCTGCTGCAGCGCGTCCGCGACGAATCCCACCGCTTCGCGCGGGGCTTCCATCGCGAGCGGCGGGGCAAGCGCAGCATCGGCTCGGCCCTGGACGCGGTGCCCGGCCTGGGGCCGGCGCGCCGACGCCTGCTCCTCGACCAGTTCGGCAGCGTGCAGGCCGTGGCGGGCGCCGCGCTGAGCGAGCTCATGGCGCTGCCCGGCATCGGCGAGGCGCTGGCGCGGCGCATCCTGGCCACGCTCGCTTCGCCGCCCGAGGAGGCGCCGTGA
- a CDS encoding PD40 domain-containing protein, with the protein MRTSRRLALLLALAALLGGALPARAQYLFGKNKVVYSPRQWLVSRSEKVELFFYPEEERLAGQALVFADSAAVELEGVFGLTLERPVPLVLYGSQHDFRETNVIPSLIPESVGGFTDLIRGRVVVPSTGDLHQLEHVIRHEMVHAVMLEKLARVMAERHQFSYQHPPLWFVEGLAEFYSVGPPDTEGEMLLREGIIEGSLPPLDQLWRIQGTYLMYKVGQSVLAYLDRNYSTAAVRGLLESWWRSADFERLLELELGLDLETLDRDWRNSLRRRYYPTVTRRLPAAERGRAVLRGGSFQVSPAALGDSSFVYLETATGRVALASARFPSSPRRKADFTVWLEGGRKASTESIPFMRSRPGSGAGLVALTVQRGPRDELRFLDAASGKSLASFGADSLVQLESPSVAADGRVLFSGITPSGRRDLFLLTGDPRAEDPGWRVRRLTRDDYDDRDPSWHPDGTRCLFSSDRGFPAASPHRNLYSLDLASGAIERLTQGPWVDRQPTWGPDGARYLYVSDRQGAWDVYLAEGEQHVRQTACFGAVQDPAWLGDGFLGAVYEEGRYRLYHFPLRAGQEPVAPRLASAGDGHAPAPPSPAALPAPVPYRLRWGLDFATSGLAYDPEFGNTSGGLLGFTDLLGNHQLGVAVTNTASTTADFFKRMSVGVSYTNLSRRWNWSVAAFHLSSDFDTNVWDYRYERRFGGLAAVSYPFNLFRRVEFSANVRGVVEEDELSYVLRDPQAVLGSLYASWIHDTVLWSYAGPLEGERVNVTVGWTTAFGEGGYGYTVGRVDARKYWRVLRDTVYAARVMAHYSAGDDPRYVHLGGPLQLRGWPHQHFHARGVLLTNQELRVPILRGIRLFMPLGALDLPSVRGSLFFDAARLSQRFFAIPEPEWAGDYGLGFELGLGPVLILRYNIARTTDFHEISARVDHELFLGWNF; encoded by the coding sequence GTGAGGACGTCACGCCGGCTCGCGCTCCTGCTGGCCCTCGCGGCGCTGCTGGGCGGGGCGCTGCCCGCGCGGGCGCAGTATCTCTTCGGCAAGAACAAGGTGGTCTACTCGCCGCGGCAGTGGCTCGTCTCGCGCAGCGAGAAGGTGGAGCTGTTCTTCTACCCGGAGGAGGAGCGGCTGGCGGGCCAGGCGCTCGTCTTCGCCGACAGCGCGGCGGTGGAGCTGGAGGGCGTCTTCGGGCTCACGCTCGAGCGGCCGGTGCCGCTCGTGCTCTACGGCTCGCAGCACGACTTCCGCGAGACGAACGTCATTCCCAGCCTGATCCCCGAGTCGGTGGGCGGGTTCACGGATCTCATCCGCGGCCGCGTGGTGGTGCCGTCCACGGGGGACCTGCACCAGCTCGAGCACGTGATCCGGCACGAGATGGTCCACGCGGTGATGCTGGAGAAGCTCGCGCGCGTGATGGCCGAACGGCACCAGTTCTCCTACCAGCACCCGCCGCTCTGGTTCGTCGAGGGACTGGCGGAGTTCTACAGCGTGGGGCCGCCCGACACCGAGGGGGAGATGCTGCTGCGGGAGGGCATCATCGAGGGCTCGCTGCCGCCGCTCGACCAGCTCTGGCGCATCCAGGGCACCTATCTCATGTACAAGGTGGGTCAGTCGGTGCTGGCCTACCTCGACCGCAACTACTCCACGGCCGCCGTGCGCGGACTGCTGGAGTCGTGGTGGCGCAGCGCCGACTTCGAGCGGCTGCTCGAGCTCGAGCTGGGACTGGATCTCGAGACCCTGGACCGCGACTGGCGCAACAGCCTGCGGCGTCGCTACTACCCCACGGTCACGCGCCGCCTGCCCGCGGCCGAGCGGGGACGCGCGGTGCTGCGCGGCGGGAGTTTCCAGGTGAGCCCGGCGGCGCTGGGCGACTCGAGCTTCGTCTACCTGGAGACCGCGACGGGACGCGTGGCCCTCGCCAGCGCGCGCTTCCCCAGCAGCCCGCGGCGGAAGGCGGACTTCACCGTGTGGCTGGAGGGCGGGCGCAAGGCGTCGACGGAGTCGATCCCGTTCATGCGCAGCCGGCCGGGCAGCGGCGCCGGGCTCGTGGCGCTCACCGTGCAGCGGGGGCCGCGCGACGAGCTGCGCTTCCTCGACGCCGCCAGCGGCAAGTCGCTGGCGAGCTTCGGCGCCGACTCGCTGGTGCAGCTGGAGTCGCCGAGCGTCGCCGCGGACGGCCGCGTGCTCTTCTCGGGCATCACGCCCAGCGGACGGCGCGATCTGTTCCTGCTCACGGGCGATCCCCGCGCCGAGGACCCGGGCTGGCGCGTGCGGCGCCTCACGCGCGACGACTACGACGACCGCGATCCGAGCTGGCACCCCGACGGCACGCGCTGCCTCTTCAGTTCCGACCGCGGCTTCCCGGCGGCGAGTCCGCATCGCAATCTCTACAGCCTCGATCTGGCCAGCGGAGCGATCGAACGCCTGACGCAGGGGCCCTGGGTCGACCGGCAGCCCACCTGGGGACCGGACGGCGCGCGCTACCTCTACGTCTCCGATCGGCAGGGCGCCTGGGACGTCTACCTGGCCGAAGGCGAGCAGCACGTCCGGCAGACGGCCTGCTTCGGCGCGGTGCAGGATCCCGCCTGGCTGGGGGACGGCTTCCTGGGCGCCGTCTACGAGGAGGGGCGCTACCGCCTCTACCACTTCCCGCTGCGGGCGGGACAGGAGCCGGTGGCGCCGCGGCTGGCCTCGGCGGGGGACGGTCACGCGCCCGCGCCGCCGAGTCCCGCGGCGCTCCCCGCGCCGGTGCCCTACCGCCTGCGCTGGGGGCTGGACTTCGCGACCTCCGGGCTGGCCTACGATCCGGAGTTCGGCAACACCAGCGGCGGGTTGCTGGGCTTCACCGACCTGCTGGGCAACCACCAGCTCGGCGTGGCGGTGACCAACACGGCCTCCACGACCGCCGACTTCTTCAAGCGCATGAGCGTGGGGGTCAGCTACACGAATCTGTCGCGGCGCTGGAACTGGAGCGTCGCCGCCTTCCACCTGAGCAGCGACTTCGACACCAACGTCTGGGACTATCGCTACGAGCGGCGCTTCGGCGGGCTGGCGGCGGTCAGCTACCCCTTCAACCTGTTCCGGCGCGTGGAGTTCAGCGCGAACGTCCGCGGCGTGGTGGAGGAGGACGAGCTGAGCTACGTCCTGCGCGATCCGCAGGCGGTGCTGGGTTCGCTCTACGCGTCGTGGATCCACGACACGGTGCTCTGGAGCTACGCGGGGCCGCTGGAGGGCGAGCGCGTGAACGTCACGGTGGGCTGGACCACGGCCTTCGGGGAGGGAGGCTACGGCTACACCGTGGGCCGGGTGGACGCGCGCAAGTACTGGCGCGTTCTGCGCGACACGGTCTACGCGGCCCGCGTCATGGCGCACTACTCGGCCGGGGACGACCCGCGCTACGTGCACCTGGGTGGGCCGCTGCAGCTGCGTGGCTGGCCGCATCAGCACTTCCACGCGCGGGGCGTGCTGCTCACCAACCAGGAGCTGCGCGTGCCGATCCTGCGCGGCATTCGGCTCTTCATGCCGCTGGGCGCCCTCGACCTGCCGTCCGTGCGGGGCAGTCTCTTCTTCGACGCCGCCCGGCTCTCCCAGCGCTTCTTCGCGATCCCCGAGCCGGAGTGGGCGGGCGACTACGGCCTGGGCTTCGAGCTGGGCCTGGGACCGGTGCTGATCCTGCGCTACAACATCGCCCGCACGACGGACTTCCACGAGATCAGCGCGCGGGTCGATCACGAGCTCTTCCTGGGCTGGAACTTCTAG
- a CDS encoding HD domain-containing protein, whose protein sequence is MTGRDPWTDDLLQLKGTPRSGWLRIGIEHPESVASHSFAVGLLAWREARARGLDADKALLMGLLHDFHEARLGDIPSPVKRLLPADALAQAEAELRAAQWAGWAPELLGLLEEFEAGESAEARLVRAMDREELRLQAQRYLAQGHARAAEFLEGDAVGD, encoded by the coding sequence ATGACCGGTCGGGATCCCTGGACCGACGACCTGCTCCAGCTCAAGGGGACGCCCCGCAGCGGCTGGCTCCGCATCGGCATCGAGCACCCGGAGTCGGTGGCGTCGCACAGCTTCGCCGTGGGCCTCCTGGCCTGGCGCGAGGCGCGGGCGCGGGGTCTCGACGCGGACAAGGCGCTGCTCATGGGCCTGCTCCACGACTTCCACGAGGCGCGGCTGGGGGACATCCCCAGCCCCGTGAAGCGGCTCCTGCCCGCGGACGCCCTGGCCCAGGCGGAGGCCGAACTGCGCGCCGCGCAGTGGGCCGGCTGGGCGCCGGAACTGCTGGGGCTGCTGGAGGAGTTCGAAGCCGGCGAGAGCGCGGAGGCCCGCCTGGTGCGCGCCATGGACAGGGAGGAGCTGCGACTGCAGGCGCAGCGCTACCTGGCGCAGGGCCACGCGCGCGCGGCGGAGTTCCTGGAAGGGGATGCGGTGGGCGACTAG
- a CDS encoding rRNA pseudouridine synthase: protein MKTVRLNRFLALAGVASRRRCDEIVRSGRVAIDGETVDDPARGVDPAQDRVTLDGKPLAAVAPRTWLLNKPRGVLSAASDARGGRTVLDLAREAGITERLYPVGRLDKDSRGLLLLSNEGDLALRLTHPRYGVEKTYRVSINLPITATQQRRFAAGLPLEDGPTRPCRIRPLPGRANYEVVLAEGRKRQIRRMFEAMGRRVTDLRRVRLGALSLGALREGELRELSGRELQALKRSVGLR, encoded by the coding sequence TTGAAGACCGTCCGCCTCAACCGCTTCCTGGCCCTGGCCGGCGTGGCCAGCCGACGCCGCTGCGACGAGATCGTGCGCAGCGGCCGCGTGGCCATCGACGGCGAGACCGTGGACGATCCCGCGCGCGGCGTCGATCCCGCGCAGGACCGGGTCACGCTCGACGGCAAGCCCCTCGCCGCCGTGGCGCCCCGCACCTGGCTCCTCAACAAGCCCCGCGGCGTGCTCTCCGCGGCCAGCGACGCGCGCGGCGGCCGCACCGTGCTGGATCTCGCGCGCGAGGCCGGCATCACGGAGCGCCTCTATCCGGTGGGGCGGCTCGACAAGGACAGCCGCGGCCTGCTCCTGCTCAGCAACGAGGGCGACCTCGCGCTGCGCCTCACGCACCCGCGCTACGGGGTCGAGAAGACCTATCGCGTGAGCATCAACCTGCCCATCACGGCCACGCAGCAGCGGCGCTTCGCCGCAGGGCTTCCGCTCGAGGACGGCCCCACCCGGCCCTGCCGCATCCGTCCGCTGCCGGGGCGCGCGAACTACGAGGTCGTGCTCGCCGAGGGGCGCAAGCGGCAGATCCGCCGGATGTTCGAAGCCATGGGGCGGCGGGTCACGGATCTGCGCCGCGTGCGCCTGGGCGCCCTGAGCCTGGGCGCGCTCCGCGAGGGCGAGCTGCGCGAACTCAGCGGCCGCGAACTGCAGGCGTTGAAACGGTCCGTGGGGCTGCGCTAG
- the argF gene encoding ornithine carbamoyltransferase — protein sequence MSHPKDFISIADWSTDELVRLLELAMEQKRTLKKSGKLPASHAGKVLACIFHKPSLRTRISFEVAIRQLGGSSLYITDKEIGLGSREAPQDVARVLERYVDGIMIRTFAHENVTVLARNATRIPVINGLTDLLHPCQVMADLQTIWEHRGGIEGQRVVYIGDGNNMANSWVHAAARLPISLVICNPGGFDVDPNVLANAKRINPQLKLELIGDPAKAVDGADVLYTDVWASMGQEDEAESRKSIFAPYQVNGRLLEKTHKADTIVMHCLPAHRGDEITDEVVDGPRSVVFDEAENRLHAQRAILSVLM from the coding sequence TTGTCGCACCCGAAGGATTTCATCTCCATCGCGGACTGGAGCACGGACGAACTCGTGCGCCTGCTGGAACTGGCGATGGAGCAGAAGCGCACGCTGAAGAAGTCGGGCAAGCTGCCCGCCAGCCACGCCGGCAAGGTGCTGGCCTGCATCTTCCACAAGCCCAGCCTGCGCACGCGCATCAGCTTCGAGGTGGCGATCCGTCAACTCGGCGGTTCGAGCCTCTACATCACCGACAAGGAGATCGGGCTCGGCAGCCGCGAGGCGCCGCAGGACGTGGCGCGCGTGCTCGAGCGCTACGTGGACGGCATCATGATCCGCACCTTCGCCCACGAGAACGTCACGGTGCTCGCGCGCAACGCCACGCGGATCCCCGTGATCAACGGGCTCACCGACCTGCTGCACCCCTGCCAGGTGATGGCGGACCTGCAGACGATCTGGGAGCACCGCGGCGGCATCGAAGGCCAGCGCGTGGTCTACATCGGCGACGGCAACAACATGGCCAACAGCTGGGTGCACGCCGCGGCGCGGCTGCCCATCTCGCTGGTCATCTGCAACCCGGGCGGCTTCGACGTGGACCCGAACGTGCTCGCCAACGCGAAGCGCATCAACCCGCAGCTGAAGCTGGAGCTGATCGGCGACCCGGCCAAGGCCGTGGACGGCGCGGACGTCCTCTACACCGACGTCTGGGCCAGCATGGGGCAGGAGGACGAGGCCGAGTCGCGCAAGTCGATCTTCGCGCCCTACCAGGTGAACGGCCGGCTGCTCGAGAAGACGCACAAGGCCGACACCATCGTCATGCACTGCCTGCCGGCGCACCGGGGCGACGAGATCACCGACGAGGTGGTCGACGGCCCGCGCTCGGTGGTCTTCGACGAGGCGGAGAACCGCCTGCACGCGCAGCGGGCCATCCTCTCGGTGCTGATGTAG
- the scpB gene encoding SMC-Scp complex subunit ScpB yields the protein MEADLKRTVEALLFASPEPLSLPQLQSILPSTDRKGLRAILAELAADYDAAGHAFQLSELGGGWRVLTRPEHARHIETLLKGQRRVRLSRASLECLAVVAYRQPCTRVDVEAVRGVNCGGSLATLMERNLIRITGRAETLGRPLLYSTSEEFLSHLGINSLEELPKLTEIEALLNTREDEEDSSVPADARRERLVEGMDAIAAVIAEQREALGEAQDIVPEDDAEAEGDVEDAAVDGEGASELPEHRAVMDAALAEERAELAEAPAMAMAAVAAAAGNGGGTLSRLARALTPTPAEADDALDELAAAADGDRED from the coding sequence ATGGAAGCCGACCTGAAGCGGACGGTGGAGGCGCTGCTCTTTGCCTCTCCCGAGCCCCTGTCCCTGCCTCAGCTGCAGTCCATCCTGCCGTCCACGGACCGCAAGGGACTGCGCGCGATCCTCGCCGAGCTCGCCGCGGACTACGACGCGGCGGGCCACGCTTTCCAGCTCAGCGAGCTGGGCGGCGGGTGGCGCGTGCTGACGCGGCCCGAGCACGCGCGTCACATCGAAACGCTGCTCAAGGGCCAGCGCCGCGTGCGCCTGAGCCGGGCCTCGCTCGAGTGCCTGGCCGTGGTGGCCTACCGTCAGCCCTGCACCCGCGTGGACGTGGAAGCCGTGCGCGGCGTGAACTGCGGCGGCTCGCTCGCCACGCTCATGGAGCGGAACCTGATCCGCATCACGGGTCGCGCCGAGACGCTGGGCCGCCCGCTGCTCTACAGCACGAGCGAGGAGTTCCTGTCGCACCTGGGCATCAACAGCCTCGAGGAGCTGCCCAAGCTCACGGAGATCGAGGCCCTGCTGAACACGCGCGAGGACGAGGAGGACAGCTCCGTGCCCGCCGACGCCCGCCGCGAGCGGCTGGTGGAGGGCATGGACGCCATCGCCGCGGTCATCGCCGAACAGCGGGAGGCCCTGGGCGAGGCGCAGGACATCGTCCCCGAGGATGACGCCGAGGCCGAGGGCGACGTCGAGGACGCGGCGGTCGACGGGGAGGGGGCCAGCGAACTGCCCGAGCATCGCGCGGTCATGGACGCCGCGCTGGCCGAGGAGCGCGCGGAACTCGCCGAGGCGCCCGCCATGGCGATGGCGGCGGTGGCCGCCGCGGCGGGCAACGGAGGCGGCACGCTGTCGCGCCTCGCGCGCGCGCTCACGCCGACGCCGGCCGAGGCCGACGACGCGCTGGACGAGCTCGCCGCCGCGGCGGACGGCGACCGCGAGGATTGA